Proteins co-encoded in one Halodesulfovibrio marinisediminis DSM 17456 genomic window:
- a CDS encoding sigma-54-dependent transcriptional regulator: protein MEQAGVKQTILLVDDEQDFARGLQRLIGRKFPALEVVLAHTGKDALEVLKSTHVDIMLTDMLMPGMTGMDLLPLALEQRPDLSMVMLTAHGTIETAVQAVKHGAYDFLTKPVEPAELFRVVEKSQERATLMNENRQLKEQVRSFGASGELIGESPAMQQLKLSIQAVAHSDYTVLVRGESGTGKEMVARMIHQLSTRADKNFLSVNCPAIPEQLLESELFGHVKGAFTGADKDHKGLFATTDGGTLHLDEIGDISFQVQTKLLRVLQEGEVRPVGANYNEQVNVRVVASTNQELEKRIQDKAFREDLYYRLNVLTVTIPPLRERVTDIPLLTHHFLRQSCKEMGLPEKSIAPDVLTFLSTKQWQGNVRELQNYVRRLTVFCSGETVDMSVVRLVDSGTLTTATTVESDSSGITQYKEAKNKVIDDFTQAYVSELLKSTKGNISEAARMSGLSRVALQKILGRLNMDAASFR, encoded by the coding sequence GTGGAACAAGCTGGAGTAAAACAAACTATTTTGCTCGTGGATGACGAGCAGGATTTTGCACGTGGGTTACAGCGTCTTATTGGACGTAAGTTTCCTGCCCTTGAGGTGGTGCTTGCCCATACTGGCAAAGACGCGCTTGAGGTTTTGAAATCAACGCATGTGGATATTATGCTGACTGACATGCTTATGCCGGGGATGACCGGCATGGATCTGCTCCCCCTTGCCCTGGAGCAGCGTCCAGATCTTTCAATGGTTATGCTTACTGCTCATGGCACCATTGAAACAGCTGTTCAGGCGGTTAAGCATGGAGCGTATGACTTTTTGACTAAACCTGTTGAACCTGCTGAACTATTCAGAGTTGTGGAAAAAAGTCAGGAACGTGCAACCTTGATGAATGAGAATAGGCAGCTGAAAGAGCAGGTGCGCTCTTTTGGAGCTTCGGGTGAGCTTATTGGTGAGTCTCCTGCCATGCAGCAGCTTAAGCTATCCATTCAGGCTGTTGCGCATTCTGATTACACCGTATTGGTTCGTGGTGAATCCGGAACTGGTAAAGAGATGGTTGCACGAATGATTCATCAATTGAGTACCCGTGCTGATAAAAATTTCTTAAGCGTTAACTGTCCTGCAATTCCAGAACAATTGCTTGAAAGTGAGTTGTTCGGACATGTGAAGGGTGCGTTTACAGGCGCTGATAAAGATCATAAAGGGCTTTTTGCCACAACAGACGGCGGGACACTGCATTTGGATGAGATTGGCGATATCTCCTTTCAAGTGCAGACGAAATTACTTCGAGTCTTGCAGGAGGGCGAGGTGCGTCCTGTAGGTGCAAACTACAATGAGCAAGTAAATGTTCGTGTGGTTGCTTCTACAAATCAGGAACTGGAAAAACGGATTCAGGATAAAGCGTTCCGTGAAGATTTGTATTACCGTTTGAATGTTCTCACTGTGACTATCCCACCACTTAGGGAGCGTGTGACAGATATTCCTTTGCTGACGCATCATTTTTTACGTCAGTCTTGTAAGGAAATGGGGTTGCCGGAAAAAAGCATTGCGCCGGATGTGCTTACATTCCTTTCTACAAAACAGTGGCAGGGGAACGTGCGCGAGTTGCAAAACTATGTTCGCCGGTTGACCGTATTTTGCTCTGGAGAGACCGTGGATATGAGTGTGGTACGACTTGTGGATAGTGGTACTTTGACGACCGCTACAACTGTAGAAAGTGATTCGTCCGGTATAACTCAGTACAAGGAAGCAAAGAACAAGGTTATCGACGACTTTACGCAAGCATATGTGTCTGAACTACTTAAAAGCACAAAAGGAAATATCTCGGAAGCTGCTCGGATGTCTGGTTTATCCCGTGTTGCACTTCAGAAAATCCTAGGGCGTCTTAACATGGATGCGGCAAGTTTTAGATAA
- a CDS encoding ATP-binding protein: MLFRKPYSLQKQFLGGLAVASLVLGIIFAIGFYIHMRTVLEDEVEAKATLTFTQVDAVQNYVRKVLRPKMYEMIPETFIIEAMSSSYISRSVMERFKGEEGYLYRRVAIDSRNPEFEANTLERGFVDYFSKHPSEGLWKGYKEIAGQRYYVMARPVAYVESCMRCHGDINDAPVEVVRQYGERGFNKEVDSIGGVDLVGINVMASLGQLQKTIIGYFAFFVVGAIVFFSTTNVLFKVLVVDNIKRISKVFRKNLEETGGADLLDTIAEQDEIEELESGLLELNNHLFSARAQLKEYAENLRTMVDERTQELTHEALERRSDVALFITMLSLMQKSRSRGELLNLAMPEIGNRFRATTVTYICTFASNNSYSWPRGAEAQTLPEDWLDIITESGIKFEDNRIIISVESSAGNAEGVLILYWSDARYVRLQDHGLMRALGRQLGAAGENLVALDNMMRQMQTLQTIVEGITDPLVLMDASCNVLTANKAACALSAELSAGRDTSGNILSMLSDYNASDGCSMQLALSRKVPFVDEVVIDDTRTFSMGIYPVIQGNNLPDRVVVHVRETTREKRMLAQMQQHEKLATIGKLAAGLAHEINNPLGVILCYAELLKGDAEDAQQNQDIDIILRHTRHAQRVLRDLLDFARPKVSRKGISDVAHVVQSITEVFSVQAATKNVGLTSSVLAEHLFAAMGEQELEQVLSNLVLNALDAVEEHNGHIHLSVVQQDGAVVLSVEDNGEGVSPENMHRIFDPFFTTKGPGSGTGLGLAIVYGMVTDLGGKVEATSSVEFGGAKFVVQLPVATSCELGE, encoded by the coding sequence ATGCTTTTTCGTAAACCGTATTCTTTGCAGAAGCAGTTCCTTGGTGGGCTTGCTGTAGCCTCGCTTGTGCTCGGGATAATTTTTGCTATCGGCTTCTACATCCATATGCGTACCGTACTGGAAGATGAAGTTGAGGCGAAAGCGACCCTGACGTTCACGCAGGTGGATGCGGTGCAGAACTATGTGCGGAAGGTGCTGCGTCCCAAAATGTACGAGATGATCCCTGAAACCTTTATTATTGAGGCCATGAGTTCTTCGTACATTTCTCGAAGTGTTATGGAGCGGTTTAAGGGAGAAGAGGGATATTTATATCGCCGTGTAGCTATTGATTCCCGTAATCCGGAATTTGAAGCAAACACGTTGGAGCGCGGTTTTGTGGATTATTTCAGTAAACACCCTTCAGAGGGGCTCTGGAAGGGCTACAAAGAAATTGCAGGACAGCGCTATTACGTTATGGCGCGTCCGGTTGCGTATGTTGAAAGTTGCATGCGTTGTCACGGTGATATTAACGATGCTCCTGTCGAAGTTGTCCGACAATACGGTGAGCGTGGTTTTAACAAAGAAGTTGATTCCATCGGTGGCGTAGATTTGGTGGGCATTAATGTAATGGCAAGTCTCGGCCAACTGCAAAAGACGATTATCGGCTATTTTGCATTCTTCGTAGTTGGCGCGATTGTCTTTTTCTCCACCACAAACGTGCTGTTTAAAGTGCTTGTTGTGGACAATATTAAACGAATTTCCAAGGTGTTCCGCAAGAACCTTGAAGAGACTGGCGGTGCAGACCTACTTGATACTATCGCAGAGCAGGATGAAATTGAGGAGTTAGAATCAGGACTTCTTGAGTTAAATAACCACCTGTTCTCTGCTCGTGCTCAGCTTAAAGAATATGCGGAAAACCTGCGCACAATGGTAGATGAACGTACGCAGGAACTGACACACGAGGCTTTAGAACGTCGTTCTGATGTTGCGTTGTTTATCACCATGCTTTCCCTCATGCAGAAAAGTCGTTCTCGCGGCGAATTGCTGAACCTTGCCATGCCGGAAATTGGTAATCGTTTCCGAGCTACAACAGTTACATATATCTGTACGTTTGCTTCCAATAATAGCTATTCTTGGCCGCGCGGCGCAGAGGCGCAGACACTCCCTGAAGATTGGCTTGATATCATCACAGAAAGCGGAATCAAATTTGAAGATAACCGTATCATTATTTCAGTAGAATCCAGTGCAGGCAACGCCGAGGGGGTGTTGATTCTGTACTGGAGTGACGCTCGGTATGTCAGATTGCAGGATCACGGATTAATGCGTGCTCTAGGTCGACAGCTCGGTGCAGCAGGGGAGAACCTTGTGGCGCTTGATAATATGATGCGTCAGATGCAGACACTGCAGACTATCGTAGAAGGTATTACAGACCCTCTCGTACTGATGGATGCATCCTGTAACGTGCTTACTGCGAATAAGGCTGCATGTGCCCTCTCGGCAGAATTAAGCGCCGGTCGTGATACCAGCGGCAATATTCTTTCCATGCTTTCAGATTACAATGCATCAGACGGCTGTTCTATGCAGCTTGCTCTTTCCCGTAAGGTTCCGTTCGTTGATGAAGTAGTTATTGATGATACTCGTACTTTTTCCATGGGAATTTATCCTGTAATTCAGGGAAACAATTTGCCTGATCGAGTCGTTGTGCATGTGCGTGAAACTACTCGAGAAAAACGTATGCTCGCGCAGATGCAGCAACATGAGAAACTGGCAACGATTGGTAAACTCGCGGCTGGACTGGCGCATGAGATCAATAACCCGCTTGGCGTTATTCTTTGTTACGCAGAGCTGTTGAAGGGTGATGCTGAGGATGCTCAGCAAAATCAGGATATTGATATTATCCTGCGTCACACACGCCATGCGCAGCGTGTATTGCGTGATTTGCTCGATTTTGCCCGTCCTAAAGTGAGCCGTAAAGGTATTTCAGATGTGGCTCATGTTGTTCAAAGTATTACAGAAGTGTTCTCTGTTCAGGCAGCAACAAAGAACGTCGGACTTACGTCGTCCGTTTTGGCTGAGCATTTATTTGCCGCAATGGGTGAGCAGGAGTTGGAGCAGGTTCTCTCTAACCTTGTCTTGAATGCACTCGATGCTGTTGAAGAACATAACGGCCATATTCATCTGAGTGTAGTTCAGCAGGATGGTGCAGTTGTGCTGAGCGTTGAAGATAACGGTGAAGGGGTTTCACCGGAGAATATGCATAGAATTTTTGATCCATTCTTTACAACAAAGGGTCCGGGTTCCGGTACAGGGTTGGGCCTTGCCATTGTGTATGGCATGGTTACTGATCTTGGCGGAAAGGTTGAAGCCACATCAAGTGTTGAATTTGGCGGGGCGAAATTTGTTGTGCAGCTTCCGGTTGCAACATCATGTGAGCTTGGAGAATAG
- a CDS encoding YeiH family protein, which translates to MAEEKNIVVDEGKSSFSDLWLKEDYWAIWLGALILIIGSFIYFSNPPKDLNQKISAANAIMQEQADYAPFKTVAYYEAQDSKGKLKATGSPIGKAIKSWTSKPKKWSNNPLDAFYMDKATADALNAKYKPKYEAAAAKTKASKMVALVAQEAAAQASFKNAALNDEAISKIATWRKDRQASQKAKKKIKHKPYNLFPSLLGLCLAMAVMFSVGIKVMGKDAGGFLKGFFAVFAVGVIAYLMGYQSTMKHYGIGYAAWAIAIGMLIANTVGTPKWIKPALEVEYYIKTGLVLLGAEVLFSKVIAIGVPGIFVAWVVTPVVLITTFIFGQKVIKMPSKTLNMVISADMSVCGTSAAIATAAACRAKKEELTLSIGLSLVFTSIMMIVMPAVIKATAMPHVLGGAWMGGTIDATGAVAAAGAFLSEKAMFVAATIKMIQNVLIGVTAFCVAVYWCTKVEAEAGKKVGWMEIWHRFPKFVIGFVIASVIFSTIYTSLGSDAGFAMVDHGVIRGFSKIFRGWFFCLSFAAIGLATNFRELAGYFKGGKPLILYVCGQSLNLVLTLTMAYIMFYVVFPEITAKI; encoded by the coding sequence ATGGCTGAAGAAAAAAATATCGTGGTTGATGAGGGGAAGTCCAGTTTCTCCGACTTGTGGCTTAAGGAAGACTATTGGGCGATTTGGCTTGGTGCTCTTATTTTGATTATTGGTAGTTTTATCTACTTCAGTAATCCACCAAAAGATCTTAATCAGAAAATCTCAGCTGCAAATGCTATTATGCAGGAGCAGGCTGATTACGCACCATTTAAGACTGTTGCGTATTACGAAGCTCAGGACAGCAAAGGTAAGCTGAAAGCTACTGGCTCTCCTATTGGTAAAGCAATCAAGTCCTGGACCAGCAAGCCTAAAAAGTGGAGCAACAACCCGCTTGACGCTTTCTACATGGATAAAGCTACTGCAGATGCATTGAACGCTAAGTACAAGCCTAAGTACGAAGCAGCAGCAGCTAAAACCAAAGCTTCCAAAATGGTTGCTCTTGTTGCACAGGAAGCCGCTGCACAGGCATCTTTCAAAAACGCTGCTCTTAACGATGAAGCAATTTCTAAAATTGCTACATGGCGTAAAGATCGTCAGGCTTCCCAAAAAGCTAAAAAGAAAATTAAACATAAGCCTTACAACTTGTTCCCATCCTTGCTTGGCCTCTGCCTTGCAATGGCAGTTATGTTCTCCGTGGGTATCAAAGTCATGGGTAAAGATGCTGGCGGATTCCTTAAAGGTTTCTTCGCAGTGTTTGCTGTAGGTGTTATTGCATACCTTATGGGGTATCAGTCCACTATGAAGCATTATGGTATCGGCTACGCTGCATGGGCTATTGCTATCGGTATGCTTATTGCTAACACCGTCGGTACTCCTAAGTGGATCAAACCTGCTCTTGAGGTTGAATACTACATTAAAACCGGTCTCGTACTTCTCGGTGCTGAAGTTCTCTTCAGTAAAGTAATCGCGATTGGTGTTCCTGGTATCTTTGTAGCGTGGGTTGTTACCCCGGTAGTTCTGATCACAACATTCATCTTTGGTCAGAAAGTAATTAAGATGCCTTCTAAAACTCTTAACATGGTAATTTCCGCTGACATGTCTGTATGTGGTACTTCTGCTGCTATTGCTACCGCTGCTGCTTGTCGTGCGAAAAAAGAAGAACTTACTCTTTCAATTGGTCTTTCCCTCGTGTTTACTTCCATCATGATGATCGTGATGCCTGCAGTTATTAAAGCAACTGCAATGCCACACGTTCTCGGTGGTGCATGGATGGGTGGTACCATTGACGCAACTGGTGCTGTAGCTGCTGCTGGCGCATTCCTTTCTGAGAAAGCAATGTTCGTTGCTGCTACAATTAAAATGATTCAGAACGTACTTATTGGTGTGACTGCATTCTGCGTAGCGGTTTACTGGTGCACCAAAGTTGAAGCTGAAGCAGGTAAAAAAGTTGGCTGGATGGAAATCTGGCACCGCTTCCCTAAATTCGTTATTGGCTTCGTTATCGCTTCTGTAATCTTCTCAACCATCTACACCTCTCTTGGTTCCGACGCAGGTTTTGCGATGGTTGACCATGGTGTAATCCGCGGCTTCTCTAAAATCTTCCGCGGTTGGTTCTTCTGCCTCAGCTTCGCAGCAATTGGTCTTGCTACCAACTTCCGCGAGCTTGCAGGTTACTTTAAAGGCGGTAAGCCACTCATCCTGTACGTTTGTGGTCAGTCCCTCAACCTCGTGTTGACTCTCACCATGGCATACATCATGTTCTACGTGGTATTCCCAGAAATTACCGCAAAAATCTAA
- a CDS encoding C-GCAxxG-C-C family (seleno)protein, whose translation MTLSSENTVQEVLAQMGAPTPADRKKKKVTLETTFPDSPAWQPQPVDSAKAERMAYDGCIGGYGCCYAAFYSIIGQMAEKHGAPYKDFPFHSMKAGRSGIGGWKSTCGALIGAAFAYGMFYEKKEHNELVRELFHWHDITELPVYRPKTNCKLDVDIPSSISGSVLCTTSKARWAYASGFPIKSKECSERCARLTADVARKAVEIFNAKIDGTFVSTVDKNVEMACEVSEPSSEGDAASVILVKQPEFRSVKAS comes from the coding sequence ATGACACTTTCATCAGAAAACACAGTGCAGGAAGTTTTAGCGCAAATGGGCGCTCCTACACCTGCTGACCGTAAAAAAAAGAAGGTCACACTGGAAACCACATTTCCGGACAGCCCTGCATGGCAGCCACAGCCTGTTGATTCTGCAAAAGCTGAGCGCATGGCTTACGATGGTTGTATCGGGGGATACGGCTGCTGTTATGCTGCGTTCTATAGCATCATCGGTCAGATGGCTGAAAAACACGGTGCGCCTTACAAAGATTTTCCGTTTCACTCCATGAAGGCTGGACGTTCCGGTATCGGTGGCTGGAAATCCACTTGTGGTGCGTTGATCGGTGCAGCGTTTGCCTACGGCATGTTTTACGAGAAGAAAGAGCACAATGAACTTGTACGTGAACTCTTTCATTGGCATGACATAACTGAGCTGCCTGTTTACCGTCCTAAAACGAACTGTAAGCTTGATGTGGATATTCCAAGTAGCATTAGTGGCTCTGTTTTATGCACAACTTCCAAAGCGCGCTGGGCGTACGCATCAGGATTCCCTATAAAGTCCAAAGAATGTTCTGAGCGTTGCGCACGCCTTACTGCAGATGTCGCTCGTAAGGCTGTTGAGATTTTTAACGCAAAAATCGATGGAACCTTTGTTTCGACCGTGGATAAGAATGTAGAAATGGCGTGTGAAGTCAGTGAACCTTCTTCAGAGGGTGATGCTGCATCCGTCATTCTTGTAAAGCAGCCTGAATTCCGCTCTGTAAAAGCTAGCTAG
- a CDS encoding 4Fe-4S dicluster domain-containing protein produces the protein MEIKEYALVVDAEKCKGCKKCEIACVEAHTNLTRKEIIKNKATNLSRIKVCKIEKAKVPVQCHQCHNAPCARVCPTAALVREPGMVRVRQQLCVGCKMCVMVCPFGAVSVDHNEPIIGDTAPTSRKVAIKCDQCSEWRAKNGEELTACAKACKFGAIKFVEIHEYQAQKAEEAARGCLETSAEEAQPLN, from the coding sequence ATGGAAATTAAAGAGTACGCATTGGTTGTTGACGCAGAGAAATGTAAAGGCTGTAAAAAATGTGAAATCGCTTGTGTCGAAGCGCACACCAACCTCACCCGTAAAGAAATCATTAAGAACAAAGCTACTAACTTAAGCCGCATCAAAGTATGTAAAATTGAGAAAGCTAAAGTTCCTGTACAGTGCCACCAGTGCCACAACGCACCTTGTGCACGTGTTTGTCCTACAGCAGCTCTCGTTCGTGAGCCAGGTATGGTTCGTGTTCGCCAGCAGCTCTGCGTTGGTTGTAAAATGTGCGTAATGGTTTGTCCGTTCGGCGCTGTTAGCGTTGACCACAACGAACCTATCATCGGCGATACAGCACCTACCTCCCGCAAAGTTGCTATCAAATGCGACCAGTGCTCCGAGTGGCGTGCTAAAAATGGCGAAGAACTCACTGCATGTGCCAAAGCATGTAAGTTTGGCGCTATCAAGTTCGTAGAAATCCACGAATACCAGGCTCAGAAAGCAGAAGAAGCTGCACGCGGTTGTCTCGAAACAAGTGCAGAAGAAGCTCAGCCTCTCAACTAG
- the hypA gene encoding hydrogenase maturation nickel metallochaperone HypA, which yields MHELAITQSMITIVNETVKDKDVIVREIRIEIGEHTCIEKHTLKGCFEVCTENTPLKGVKLTFIDVPASWKCKECHYTFEKRVADACPRCSNTNLTMVTGRELQVKSLEVEPVNKDDSYGN from the coding sequence ATGCATGAATTAGCTATTACCCAAAGTATGATCACCATCGTCAACGAGACCGTTAAGGATAAAGACGTAATCGTGCGCGAAATCCGCATAGAAATTGGTGAACATACCTGCATAGAAAAGCACACCCTCAAAGGATGCTTTGAAGTCTGCACAGAAAACACTCCTCTTAAAGGTGTAAAACTGACATTCATTGATGTTCCGGCAAGCTGGAAATGCAAAGAGTGTCACTACACGTTCGAAAAACGCGTCGCGGACGCATGTCCGCGATGTTCAAATACAAATCTCACAATGGTTACCGGTCGGGAATTACAAGTAAAAAGTCTCGAAGTGGAACCTGTTAATAAGGATGATTCTTATGGAAATTAA
- a CDS encoding ferredoxin-thioredoxin reductase catalytic domain-containing protein, producing MSQATDENINRVNNYVTKYCRKTGLTTHSMPEVTEAVVTGLAHNIETLGKPLCPCRFYPDKAEEIKSRTWLCPCTDMKNYKYCHCMLFVNEDGMPVTEHLPEDHEGLTTYGVTKDPAPEKYKAPK from the coding sequence ATGAGCCAAGCAACAGACGAAAATATCAATCGCGTTAACAACTACGTTACAAAATATTGCAGAAAAACAGGGCTTACCACTCACTCAATGCCTGAAGTTACAGAGGCAGTTGTAACTGGCCTTGCGCACAATATTGAAACATTAGGTAAACCTCTCTGTCCATGCCGCTTTTACCCAGACAAAGCAGAAGAAATTAAAAGCCGTACATGGCTTTGTCCATGTACCGACATGAAAAATTACAAATACTGCCACTGCATGTTATTTGTAAACGAAGACGGCATGCCAGTAACTGAGCACCTTCCAGAAGATCATGAAGGTCTCACAACTTACGGTGTAACAAAAGACCCTGCACCAGAAAAATACAAAGCGCCGAAGTAA
- a CDS encoding GDSL-type esterase/lipase family protein translates to MKTFFFFGDSLTLGVNDPSLRGWIGQLSLVSGVPVPPATFYNLGARKHSSAAISKRWKSEVEARLIPESKPRLLFTFGVVDMATTPSGQQNISTEESVENARAILVDAVETYGKKNVVMVSPFPVVNIEHRERIGELSAAYLDMCADYDIAYVDIYSKLAQHEPYLNNLSDGVHPSEEGHAIIADLLHQNEHILLWMNNS, encoded by the coding sequence ATGAAAACATTTTTCTTTTTTGGCGACTCTTTAACTCTCGGTGTGAACGATCCGTCATTACGTGGGTGGATTGGACAGTTAAGCTTGGTATCTGGTGTTCCAGTACCTCCTGCTACGTTTTATAATTTAGGCGCACGAAAGCACTCAAGTGCAGCAATTTCTAAGCGGTGGAAGTCTGAAGTAGAAGCAAGACTCATTCCTGAGAGCAAGCCGCGGTTATTATTCACCTTTGGGGTTGTGGATATGGCTACTACCCCGTCAGGTCAGCAAAATATTTCCACTGAAGAATCCGTAGAAAATGCTCGTGCCATTCTTGTGGATGCAGTGGAAACATACGGTAAGAAAAACGTTGTCATGGTAAGCCCGTTTCCTGTTGTGAATATTGAGCATCGAGAGCGGATTGGCGAGCTTTCCGCAGCGTATCTCGATATGTGTGCAGACTATGATATTGCCTATGTAGATATTTATTCCAAACTTGCACAGCATGAACCATACTTGAATAATTTGTCAGATGGAGTTCATCCAAGTGAAGAGGGACATGCGATCATTGCTGATCTCCTTCATCAGAATGAGCATATTTTGCTGTGGATGAATAACAGTTAA
- a CDS encoding mechanosensitive ion channel family protein, whose amino-acid sequence MIKEILLYLQELPVATFLTALLGVLTILWAKDKIDKTESQRQQRISSLSHFQAKTTDSPVDRPNRRARKKALESIESRFSIIRRISLFALIIIWVLALIFPYIGSIPATYISVFAASVGVVVGIMARPLIENTIAGMVISFSQPFRVNDTVIVDGHYGTIEDITTIHTVLKLWNWKRVIFPNSLMLSQKIINYTKTDLYQWVYIEFMVSYDCDLDRIERLVKREVVNCNHFADYEDPRFWVIGMEERSFKCWVVAWANNPPAAWELGHEVRSKIIKTFRKNNIHASKVEFSLSQDNEGQPLVKGE is encoded by the coding sequence ATGATTAAAGAGATACTCTTATACTTACAGGAACTCCCGGTAGCGACATTTCTAACAGCACTTCTTGGAGTGCTGACCATTTTATGGGCTAAAGATAAGATTGATAAGACTGAGTCACAGCGACAGCAGCGAATTTCCTCTCTAAGTCATTTTCAAGCCAAAACCACAGATTCTCCTGTGGATCGCCCCAACAGACGGGCACGTAAAAAAGCGTTGGAGTCAATTGAGAGTCGGTTCTCGATTATCCGTCGCATTTCCTTGTTTGCTCTTATTATCATATGGGTACTTGCGCTTATTTTTCCGTATATTGGAAGCATTCCTGCGACTTATATATCTGTCTTCGCAGCATCTGTCGGTGTTGTTGTGGGTATTATGGCTCGCCCACTTATCGAAAATACCATTGCAGGGATGGTTATTTCGTTTTCACAGCCGTTTCGTGTGAACGATACGGTGATTGTTGACGGCCACTACGGGACCATTGAAGATATTACCACAATCCATACCGTTCTTAAGCTTTGGAACTGGAAGCGTGTGATTTTTCCTAACAGCTTGATGCTGTCCCAAAAGATAATTAACTATACAAAAACGGACTTGTATCAGTGGGTATATATTGAATTTATGGTCTCATATGATTGCGATTTGGATCGAATAGAGCGACTTGTTAAGCGTGAAGTGGTGAATTGCAATCATTTTGCTGATTATGAAGATCCCCGTTTTTGGGTAATAGGGATGGAAGAACGAAGTTTTAAATGCTGGGTTGTAGCTTGGGCGAATAACCCGCCTGCTGCATGGGAACTTGGTCACGAAGTGCGGTCAAAAATAATCAAGACATTCCGCAAAAATAACATCCATGCTTCCAAGGTTGAGTTTAGCCTTTCTCAGGATAATGAGGGACAACCTTTAGTGAAGGGTGAATAA
- a CDS encoding hydrogenase large subunit, with the protein MSKTYTIPVGPLHVALEEPMYFQVDVKGEVVQSIEMFAGNAHRGMESLALERNFFQNIVLTERVCSLCSNNHPLTYCMALENIAKIQVPERGQYLRVIADEVKRIASHMFNVGIGLHVIGFNTLFMHAMEVRETMQDLKESIWGNRMDISANTIGGAKYDLDDELEVYLRKTLEELKKPVGEFRHMYATHPQVKARTQGVGILPPEAAIEYGLGGPVARGSGIDNDVRKETPYAAYDQLKFNVVLGDGCDVRSRALVRLDEIFESISLIEQCLDQMPKGPICCDPLPDIPAGQAVARSEAPRGELIYYMRTNGTMYPERLKWRVPTYVNWEGLRVMLDKAKVADIALIVNSIDPCLSCTER; encoded by the coding sequence ATGTCTAAGACTTATACTATTCCGGTTGGTCCTCTCCACGTTGCGCTCGAAGAGCCAATGTACTTTCAGGTGGACGTAAAAGGTGAGGTTGTACAATCCATCGAAATGTTCGCAGGAAACGCTCACCGTGGTATGGAAAGCCTTGCGCTTGAACGTAACTTTTTCCAGAACATTGTGCTCACAGAGCGCGTATGTTCTCTCTGTTCCAACAACCACCCACTGACATACTGTATGGCGCTGGAAAACATCGCGAAAATTCAGGTTCCTGAACGCGGTCAGTACCTTCGCGTTATTGCAGACGAAGTAAAACGTATTGCTTCTCACATGTTCAACGTGGGTATCGGCCTGCACGTTATTGGTTTCAACACACTCTTCATGCACGCCATGGAAGTTCGTGAAACTATGCAGGATCTCAAAGAGTCCATCTGGGGTAACCGCATGGACATCTCCGCCAACACCATCGGCGGTGCCAAGTACGATCTTGACGACGAGCTCGAAGTATACCTTCGCAAGACTCTCGAAGAACTTAAAAAGCCTGTGGGTGAGTTCCGCCACATGTACGCAACTCACCCACAGGTAAAAGCACGTACCCAGGGCGTAGGCATTCTTCCTCCGGAAGCTGCCATTGAATACGGTCTTGGTGGCCCTGTAGCACGTGGTTCCGGCATCGATAACGATGTTCGTAAGGAAACCCCGTATGCGGCATACGACCAGCTGAAGTTCAACGTAGTTCTCGGCGATGGCTGCGACGTACGCTCCCGTGCACTTGTTCGTCTTGACGAGATCTTCGAATCCATCAGCCTTATCGAACAGTGCCTCGACCAGATGCCTAAAGGCCCAATCTGCTGCGATCCGCTTCCGGATATTCCAGCAGGTCAGGCTGTGGCTCGTTCCGAAGCACCACGCGGCGAACTTATCTACTACATGCGTACCAACGGTACCATGTACCCTGAACGCCTTAAGTGGCGCGTACCTACCTACGTAAACTGGGAAGGTCTGCGCGTAATGCTGGATAAAGCGAAAGTTGCGGATATCGCACTTATCGTAAACAGCATCGACCCTTGCCTGTCTTGTACAGAACGCTAG